Within the Catalinimonas niigatensis genome, the region ATATTTGCCTGATCTGTCTGTTCATGCCTTTTGCTTATCGCATCACCAAAAGTAAATACGCCAGAGACTTATCCGGTACTGGAGCCTACCTAAATGGCGGCAGATGGAACCATCCTGGCACGTATATACTCTACACAGCCAGTAGTGTGGCTTTGGCTACTCTGGAAACACTGGCTCATATCAGGAAAGACATTTCTCCTAAAGGTTTTGTACTGGTAACGCTTTACCTGCCTGATGTATTTACTAAAGAAATAGGTGATGCTGATGTATTTAAGAACCATCTCTTCATCAGTGTTCCTTCAGCTGTAACGCTTTAAGACAGAAACTTCCTGATCAATCCATTACATCATGACATCAACTCAGTGAAGATTGTAGATACTGAACTCTATGATTTTGATCAGAGGCTACTTTGACTGAAGCTTGGATGATTTAAAGAAGCTAAAGGCTTCCTATTGAGTAAATAAAATTGATTTCCTCCAAATAAGATCCGTTTCTACTTCCTCCCCTCCTACCAGAGAATTTAGCCGGGAGGATTGGCTGGCAACTTCATGGCAGCGTCTACCGCTCCTTAGGATTCATGACCCAATACCACAATGAGCTTGGTGTTCAGTACTTCGGTAGAATATTCAATGGTTCCATAAGATGCTTCCGTGATGATCTGGCCGGCTGTTAGGGTAATAAATAAATCACCCACTCCCTGGTCAAAAATGTTCTTATTGGGCACCCGGCTATCCGCACAGCCAACGATGGTGGCAAAAGGATTCTGACAGTTTCCGGCAGATTTCAAGTCTTCATCGGTCTGTCGTGGTTATTTGCTTTTGTTTTCATAGAACCGTTTGTTGCCTATCATGAGTTTTCTCAGGGCATAGTAGGGGTCTATGTTGGCACTGCCTCTATTGGCAAAATACTCATCTTTTCAATTTTCAAGAAATGACTGACTTCGGAGACCTGCTGAGCTAAGGCAACGCTGCCACTTAATAGCAAACACAAAAGATAGATTGAAAATGAATATTTTATTGTCATGGTTAGCTTGATTTTAATATTTTGTTTTCCAGCCTTTTCAAATTTTAGGCATTGACTGGTAAAAAGGGAAATACTGTAGTGACCATAAGTATTTCAGATTTCCCTTTTTGACTGTACAAAGTATATCGCTAAAACCAGTAGTGAAAGAAGGAATTGGAAATAGGTTCGCTGTCCATTTTTGTAACATTTACCACCTTAATGCCATCCCAGCGAACACTCAGCTCTTTTCTGGTCACTATGCCATTGTGGAAGATGTCCATGAAGTAATTACCATCTTTGAGACGATAAAAATTGAACAATTTGCGATCATAGGCTTCTGCATCTACTTCTACTTCCATCAAAGTATTTTCCATATCGTCTTTAATTTTAACCAGTACTTTCTTCTCCTCTCCCTGCGGTAGCTGAAAAATGGCAGACTTCTTTTTTTGTAGGGGATATAATTGAGGATCAGCAGTAATAGTTGCGTAGCTGACAGATACGGCCAGCAATAATAAACCACTTATGGCGGAAAAAAAGGATATTGTTTTCATGATGATTTCTTTTAATAAATTGTAAACAACTGTTAAACTTTAACCTATTATTCGCACAGAAGCTTAAAAAACTCTTAAGACAACCTTAGAAAGCGCTTAGAAATGAATATCAGTCTACCTGAGGCTAGATCAGCATGGTTGTTTCACCGTTGGTGATGATGACTTTGGCGTTGGGCGATTGCGCGAGCTCTTTGAAAGCCTCTACCGTTTATCATTGCATGATATTCTTGTTAAGACCGTCCGAAATAACATGCTGAGCCTCCCGTATGCCTTCGGCTTCTACTATTTTCCGCTGAGCTTCCAGTCGCTCACGTTGCAAAAGAAATTCCATGTGCTGAGCGTCCTGCTCCGCCTCAAGTTTATTCTCTACTGCCTGCGTCAGTCCTGAAGGGAGCTGGATATTTTTGAGTAAAACGGCTTCTACTTCAAATCCTCAGGGTTTAAAGAGAGACTCCATGCGACTGGCAATTGCCTGCTCAATATGCGTACGCTGTGATGAATGTCTATCTTTGGCAAAGAATTGAGAACATACATCAGCGGAAGCAGAACGGAATACGCTGATGATGACTGCTTCTTCATATTCAGCGCCAATATTGGCAATCACTTCAGGAGCTTTCTCGGGCATCACCCGATAAAGGATAGAAATCACCGAAGCCACATTAAGCCCTTCTTTGGAAGGTAGCTGTGAGGTAATCTCAACATTGACCGTACGAACCGGAAGTTTGATCACCCGCGTGGTGAATGGATTGAATACTACTGGATCAGGTTCAACTGTATTAAAGTTGAGCTTGCCAACATTTCTTTTCACGCCCACCTCCCCTTAGCGGACGATGGTACAACTGCTTAAGGGTAGCAGTAAAAATAGAATTCATATGATATGATGTATCTTCATTTGATATTATTTTATTGTCTCACAATGAAGGACACGCCATTAGGAGAAAAAATCCTGATTTGCTTTACACCATATTTTTTCTTTAGTTCAGAAGCAGTGCTGAGGGCTTCTTTGGCATTGTGACATTTTTTGTATGCTTTTTTGTTAGCCCTTTCTATCATTTCATTTTCACATATTAGAATGGCGATGTATTGGTCCGGCCTGGGATCTTCTTCATCAACAAGCCATACTTTATTTTCAAGTATCATAATTCATAAGAGTCAAAAAGTGAATATCATGATTTCCTGTTTTTCCTAATTTGATGACGGCAACAATTTACTTGCTGCACTCTGGAAAGATCGCAGGCTGTCCGGCCACGGAAACCAAACCTATCTGCCAACCATATTTTAAAGGCGAGACCTTCCTTTTCTGATAGCATCCGTATTGATTTTCTGTATTCTTTCCAGAAAATGGTCTTGTTGAAGCTCACTTTTTCCATGATAAGTTTTTGGTATTCCAGCAGGTTTTGCTTTTTATCAGTCTTCATTTTTTGGTCGTTTAAGTGGATGATTAGAAAGAGGGTAATGTCCTTGCGAAAGAGGTGGTTGCGGCAAATGCTACTCAACATTGTTTGCATCACAGATAAAGAACCAGCACTCAAGCTACCGCTGCCACTGGCTGAGTAGTCCTTTCATAAGGTTTGATGATGAGGTGAAGGCTGTAGTCATAGCTGATGTAGCTGAATGCCCAGTTGAGAAAAACCACTAACTTATTTCTGTACCCTACCAAAGCCATCAGGTGTACCATCAACCACACCATCCAGGCAGTCACTCCGCTAAAGCGGAAGAAAGGTAAGTCTACCACCGCATGGTGGCGGCCCACTGTAGCCATGACTCCACGGTCTTTATATATGAAGGGTCGCAGAGGCTTTTGTTTCTTTAACCGTATTAGGTTATGTGCTACTAGTTTCCCTTGTTGTATGGCTACGGGTGCTATCATCGCATGAGGTTGATGCTGTTCTCCGCTAACTATAGCAGCTATATCTCCCATGGCAAAAACATCAGGCGTATCGGGCACTTGTAGGTACTCGTCCACGCTTAGGCGGTTTCCCCGCACGATCAGACGCTTGTCAATGCCTGCTGGTATATTGCCTTGAACACCTGCAGCCCATATCAGCGTGCTGGAAAGTATCTGCTTGCCATGACTCAGTTGTACCAACCTCCCGTTGTAATCCCTCACACTGGTATTGAGCAAT harbors:
- a CDS encoding RES family NAD+ phosphorylase; the protein is MPFAYRITKSKYARDLSGTGAYLNGGRWNHPGTYILYTASSVALATLETLAHIRKDISPKGFVLVTLYLPDVFTKEIGDADVFKNHLFISVPSAVTL
- a CDS encoding carbonic anhydrase, with translation MKSAGNCQNPFATIVGCADSRVPNKNIFDQGVGDLFITLTAGQIITEASYGTIEYSTEVLNTKLIVVLGHES
- a CDS encoding SPFH domain-containing protein; translated protein: MKRNVGKLNFNTVEPDPVVFNPFTTRVIKLPVRTVNVEITSQLPSKEGLNVASVISILYRVMPEKAPEVIANIGAEYEEAVIISVFRSASADVCSQFFAKDRHSSQRTHIEQAIASRMESLFKP